ATTACTCAGCCTAAAGGGCTTTTCAGCCCAAGttagctttctgaaaagcagagtatagaaaagcagctgctgaactCAAAGCCACGAATTGGACTTTTGGGGCTGGatgtctgtttgttttccttaaatggATCTGGATCTGAGATGCAACCCACATTCtccagggagagaaagaaggaagtgTGACAGTAGGGTTCTTGCCCACTGTTATGCTTGAGTGACCTCCTTCCACTCAAAAGAGGCTTAGAGAGCTAATGCACAGTTATCAAAAAGCTGAACCATCACTATCAAAAGAGTAAGAGTGATTTACGCTGATATTCAGCATACTCAGGAGCTGAAGCACCCATTAGCAATCAGAAAATGGACAAATTAGTTTGTACCTACATAGGCTAAAAATGTTACCATTTAAATACTACCATCtaatgttttggattttttcccaCCATTCTTGTTCCTAGGGCTGACATTCACCCCCTCTTCTCCTTACTGTGGGATTGTCAATTTATCCATAGAGGTCCAGTGCTGTCCTCTCTCAACAAGACACCTCCAATGCCTGTTTAGTCAGGGACTCAGCATGTGAGCCCAATGTTTTCATTTGGCCCAACACCAGCTCAGACAAAGGCAACAGCATCTGGCTTCCAGTTCAGTCTCAACCTAGATGACGACTCTCAAACTTCTACcttatttttcctcccacaAAGAAtattcagtttccttttcttccagcatcttactcatttttaaatgtttgttgtCTTCATCCAGGAAGCAACGGAGTTTCTAAAGAACAGCAGAATTTGTAGGGCTGAGATATTTCATGGACCCCAGTCCACAgtgcattaatttttcatagttttcagGTGAAACACCACAAATTTTCAAGTACCACATAATGTGAATGTCCCCAACAAATCAGACATTACAGGTTCACTTGCTGTTTGTGCTCCTGCACTCAGTGAAGTGACCTGATCTTCTTTGCCTAGTTGGACTAATAAATATGTCTTATGGCAAGTACTTTGTCTAAGCATGGACAGTTCCCTTCCAACTGCATTTGGGCTGTGAATTCTTGAGGACAGGGGATTTCTCTCTGTCAAAAACACACCATTTAAAGCAGTTGAGAAGTGGCAGAAAGAGACAAACAGAATAAGGAATCTTGACCTTTTTCGGAACTTTTGAATGCCACAGTAAGCACAATTTCAGGATAAGTTTTCAGCAAAGCATGTAAATTACTGCTGgaaattttttcctctcaagtAAGATCAGCCAGGAATACTCCCACACCAGCCAACCTCCATTTGAAGTCACATTTGGAGCATCTCAGTTCCCTAGTGAAAGCAAGCTTTTTGCACTTAGTTTAGTGGCTGTCTAATTCAGCAGGTCACTGCCACCTTCCATCCAGAATATTCACCTTTCCTTCCACTCCACCAGTTATAACACTCtcactgaaatctgaaaaaaaaacaaccctggagcaatccattaaaaaaaaatgagtaaaattcTGAAGATGGAGAAGCAAGCTGGTAATGTGCTTCTGTAAGAATTTaggagattttttaaaaaatgttttagaaatctAAACATTCCTATGATCTGTTCCTCCTCACTGACAGAACAGTGCTGTTCTCTTCCCAGTTTCCGCTTAGCGCGCCATGCAATCTTTTCAGATCTGCAACGCTGTGTTTGTTCTGCAGATGGCACATGCATGCAATTCTCAAATGCCTGCATGCATAGTCTCAGATCCCCTGCAGTAGAAACCACTCGTGAtgcagtttttattattttgttcacACTCACGCTCCCATTTGCTGGGATTGCTACAGGTTCTTCTTAAATAATATATTCTGATATGGCTGCCCAATAAAGAAAaggggtgaaaaaaacccaaacaggtctaaaatacagaaacatcaATTGAAATCACTGTCAATACCCTTCTCTAAAATGTTACAGGAAGTCATATAAATAGTATTATAAGAAATAACCGTACAGTGCTCACATATtaccacaaaaggaaaagcaagtatATTTAAGTTTCATGATTTAAGGGTGTGTACGTGCACGAGGACgagaggaaaacagcagcagacagagTTCATTACTGAACAGCGGGACTGACTGGACGTTTGAGGGGAAGGAAGGCCAAGGGCCACCACGGGAGCCGCCTGAAAGCAGTGAAGGGGAAACGCCAGCAGATGGCACTCGGATCTGCATCACGGCCCCAGAGCTTGCAGGGTCCCTGAAATGCGGAGCGTTGCAAGCAGCTGTCAGCGGAGGGCAGAGAACCCAGCAAACAGACAGATTTGGGGGACTGGAAGACTTCATGGTGTCTGAGGTGCTGTGCCACAGCTTACAAGGCAGCCGGGCCGCAGAAGACCAAGAGAAATGCAGGTGTCATCTAGACAGATGGTCCAGCTACAGTGATCTGCTCGCTGGCACACAACAAGGGTAGATACATTTTTCCATTGCAACTTAGGTATCTCTCACTCCCTGGCCACTTCCCACGTCACCCCATAACCTGCCTCAAAACCATGGGGGAAAATCAGGAGTCTAGCTTCATAACAGATTTTAAACAAGAGTGTATCAGAGCAGGCTAAAGAAGGCAGCCCAATTACCTCTCAACAGCAGCTTGGAAAGAAGTCACAAGGCAGAGCAATACCaaactttgtttcaaaaattaaagGGCTCCCTCCAGTCTAAACCTCGCATCCACAGAAGCCAGTGGTGGCCCACCGTGACAAAGACCTGTAACCACTGAGAGAGATGTGTACCCTTCTGAGCAAGAAGCTACCCTGTATGCATAAATCACTCTGTGCCGGTACTGTTAGTATTTGCCTAAACTTTGTTCCCTCCTTACTGCCTGTAGAGTTCACAAAATCGGTCAGGAAATATAAGGAAACAGACTGTCAAAACCAAGTTACTCAGTGCCTTCTAAAACATACATACTGTTTCTATAAGTAAACATAACCCCCACAATAACTAGCCATTAATCCTTAATAacacttttctaaaaaaaaaataatatatatatatataaaaaatccCTATCTCTGTTCCCTGGCAGGGAATATTAGAGCTCCTCACAGCTAGAAAGACtgaacatttccttttccagtgcagATGCTCTTGGCATTACTGGGCTGAATGAAGAACTTCTTTACAGCTGGATCAACAAGATCCATGAATATTCAGGCGGTAAGGAATTTGGGCAGATGTCCAAGAAGTGACAGGACCACCCAGCTGCAGAATCTAAGTCTTTCCCAGCTTTTTGTGCTGAAAACCCAACTATTCAGATTGCTTTGTGCTCTAATGTGAGCACATTAAAGACtatggaacaaaaaaaacccaaaaatcctGCTCATTGATAAAAACCGTTATTTTAGTGTTTTTCCTCCTCACGCAGCCAGTTCCAATGCTGCTCCTCACAGAACTGCACACGGTattgctcagcagctgctgcttgacCTATCCCTTTGGGTGAGAACTTGtttttgctctgctcttcccctccCGGTGAGTAATAACCTATGGGGACAGAGCTGATCAGGagttattttctgaaaggatCAGGTCACAGACAGCATTTGGGTTTTATGCCAAAGCACCGATcagagctgggaaagcaggtaCGACAGCTGCAGATCCAGGGACTGGTGTgggagggaagcagaagaggagggGCATGAAGAAGCTGAGCTGCAgtggctctgcctctgctccaagCTTCCAGAGCAGCCTCATCCTCAGCCCTTCTGGCACAGACTTTTTCTCTGCCACATTAAGCTTCTCCAGCACCAACTGCCAAACCTGTAGCTGCAATtcctcagctgccttttttgcCAGTTCCTGGAATAATCTGCACCAGGATCAGACAGAGCTTGGAAGAATCATCTGGAGAAAATTGCTCACAAAAGACAAAGCACTGGAAACCCCAAGCATTCAGACTGGCCACCACTAACAAACGTAGACCTGCCCGATAGCAGTCAGGGCTACAGCGACTGCTCCCTGCCTTCCAAGCAGCCTGTCTCCATGGAGGAGCAGGAAGACaactttgtgttttcctttggagCCAACACCAGCAAGTGCAGCCTTGAGACTAACCAAACAGCCCCAACATGCTGGTCAGGAGCAACCAGGGGTGGCCCAGAGGTGGTGATTGTACCGGTGCTTTTTGGGTTGATTTTCTTCCTGGGAATGGTGGGAAACACATtggtgttggttgttttggggcGTCTCCGATCTGGGGGACGCCCATCACGCAGCACTACCAACATCTTCATCCTGAACTTGAGCATTGCAGacttctcctttctgcttttctgtgtccCCTTCCAGGCCACCATCTACTCCCTGCCAGAATGGATCTTTGGCGCCTTCTTTTGCAAGTGGGTTCATTACTTGGCTATGGCAACAATGCTGGTCAGCATCTTTACTCTGGTGGCTATGTCTGTGGACAGATACATTGCTGTGGTCCACGCCAAGCGTTCACTCTGCATCCGCAGCAAGCGTAATGCTGCCCTTGGTGTGGGTGTCATTTGGCTGCTGTCTCTACTCATTGCCATCCCTGTGGCCCAGCACCAGGCCCTCATGAGTGGACATCATCAAGCACCCAACAGCTCCTTCTGCTGGGAGTACTGGGCAAACGGTTCAACAGCCAAGCAGATATACAAGATTACCATCCTGCTGGTGGGATACCTCCTGCCCCTGGTGCTCATCACCTGCTGCTATGCCAAGGTGGGTGAAAGGGATGTGAGTAATTTTTAAACGGAGGGAAAGATCACTCCCAGACTCTTGGTGGCTTGGATGTGTACACTCAAGCTACCCAGCcaacaaataataaattcagTCCTTTCCATATTCTCTCCTGGTATAGAATACTTCTctgaggcagggggagggaaggaaaacagaatgaaattacATCAGCTCACAGAAAGGATTATAACAGTTAAGTTGACACCCAGCCTGACAAGTAAAACTCCTAAAGATTCTTGCTGGTTTTCCtatgtttcagtttgttcttttttgatAACAAATATTTGTTCCTGGTAAGAGGATAAACCCATGGAGGGAGAAACTATGCAGAGAGTGTACAGGAACAGTATTAGATAAAGACATCTCcccaatttctttcttttctttctctctctctttttttttttttcctcctttggaCACAAAACTCAGACACTGTGTGTTGTGAAGATTTGCAAAAAGACATGTTAGAATCAGTTTTAGTCAGCAATAAAcctcttcatttcttcttgtggATTGCTATCAGTCGAATTTTTGGTTTCCCCCTACTAATCTTTAGCAAGTTTAAGACTGATAGTAAGTCGATGAGTTGGGCTAGCATGCAGAATAagttttctgtgaatttttagTTAATACCCTGTTGTGGTGTGCCATGGGACTGCTAGGGACTGGACTTCCTTGTCACTAGTCAGTTGCAGGTCTAccctcctggaaaaaaaacagttttcctggAATTTAAGTTCATGTCTGTTTAAtcaaaaaatacattactttCAATTCTCATCTATTCTGCTATAATCAATGCTAAAGACAGGACAAGGCACTTAGATTTAAGCTAAAAAAATCTCTAAACTTCAGGCTTTGCTTGTCATGAAGGAAAAGCCACTAGAATTCTTATCTCCTGACACTGTAGCTCCAGTAGTTTGTTCCCTTGCTGCCCTAGGTAAGCAGCAACTGGAATATAAGCTGCATTTAAGAGGCATACTTTTGTTCATAATTGATTCAGAAAATTTAGTCTGTTAGCTCCAAAGGCTGAAGTAGAAATATTACCACATTACTGCCATGCCGTAATCAGATTTCAAAAGCTCAATCTAGAAGTTGTTAATTGAGAATTTCCCTACAGTGCTCTAACATTTCTTATGACTCTCCCTCTGAAAGGAGAAGCCACTCTGCCTGCCCCATTTGTTAGTGCTGCATTCAGGAGCGGCAGGACAGTCACACCAGGGTACAGTACTGGCagcctgctctctgcctgtGTATAGAACCAGCCTAGAGGATAAATATAGATAATCTGAAGCACAATCTAAAAATCAAAATCCATGGAAGATTTTGACTCCTCCATGACTCCAAGGCTGCTGTGGATTTCAGCGCTGTGCCAGCCAAGCTCTTAATAACATGCTGAACTACATCTTCTGTAAATACAgctgttttaatgctttttccaAACAATGTTTCTTGAAAGATAAAGAACTGTGGAGGGCTTAGAATTAGAAGTCTCAAAGCATCAAATTCAACTTTGGTTGAAGTCATGctaaaacaattattttaatttttggtgCTTGTATGAAAAGTTCAAATGCTAATATACACATATCAATTTCCCATTCAATATATTGCTCCTTTCTCCCCCCAAAGGTTTTATATCATCTCCATACGAAAGTAAAGAACGTTTCCAAGAAGTCAGAGAGATCAAAAAGGAAGGTAAATAACTTTGGTTTAATCTGTACACTGACTATAATAATAGATGTGTCAGGTTTCCAAAATAACTAACAGCCTTTTCAAGCTCCACCCATGTACTGAAGTGCTGTTCATGTACCAGTCTTTCAGTTCAGGTTCAGAATTCATGTTGACAGCTTGTTATATCTTTATAAACACAGTACATAATGATGCCATTATTGAAATGCTATACTGATCTCTATATACATGCCTGCTGGACTGCCTTTTGATTTATTGTGCTATAATAGAACCTCACAAATACCATCTTTTTACATTGGCAGCCAGTAAGATACTCCAACTATAAAAATATCCAGGTGTTTTGAGTACACCTCAGcaagctgaaacaaaaatacctgaagaactgaaactgaagtacttcagttttgctgcagtttgcatTTAAGATCTTTCTAAATGTTTGCATCTAAGTGGTAAATTCAGATCCTGGTTTGATCCCTTTGCAAGCCAAAGAACAGGGTTATTCCTGGCTCAAGCTGCATGAAAGAAGCCAAATTGCAAGTATTTAATGGGGAAAATGTTAAGGATAGAATCTTTTCTAAGATTCTTAGAGTGAATAAGCTGTAATTCATAGAAGTTTTCAGGTAGCAGAactcactgatttcagtgatgtAACACCAGATTTACCTGAtgtgaaaggggaaaatgctGCTTCAGTCAGAAATGTTACACTTGCTGAGAATGCATTGATAAGTGAAACCATAGGCTTTCTGGCTACTCAAAGACAGCAAGTAATGGAGTACTATCATTAGCTGCTGTCAGGTC
This genomic window from Falco rusticolus isolate bFalRus1 chromosome 15, bFalRus1.pri, whole genome shotgun sequence contains:
- the LOC119157790 gene encoding galanin receptor type 1-like isoform X2; the encoded protein is MEEQEDNFVFSFGANTSKCSLETNQTAPTCWSGATRGGPEVVIVPVLFGLIFFLGMVGNTLVLVVLGRLRSGGRPSRSTTNIFILNLSIADFSFLLFCVPFQATIYSLPEWIFGAFFCKWVHYLAMATMLVSIFTLVAMSVDRYIAVVHAKRSLCIRSKRNAALGVGVIWLLSLLIAIPVAQHQALMSGHHQAPNSSFCWEYWANGSTAKQIYKITILLVGYLLPLVLITCCYAKVLYHLHTKVKNVSKKSERSKRKTVQTVLLVVAVFLLSWLPHHIITMWAEFGQFPLNNISFTFRIISHCLAYGNSCINPIIYAFLSENFRKACRQVFTCRFFLWPDTTEKLVRIRMENFSTTHSTTKM
- the LOC119157790 gene encoding galanin receptor type 1-like isoform X1 — translated: MEEQEDNFVFSFGANTSKCSLETNQTAPTCWSGATRGGPEVVIVPVLFGLIFFLGMVGNTLVLVVLGRLRSGGRPSRSTTNIFILNLSIADFSFLLFCVPFQATIYSLPEWIFGAFFCKWVHYLAMATMLVSIFTLVAMSVDRYIAVVHAKRSLCIRSKRNAALGVGVIWLLSLLIAIPVAQHQALMSGHHQAPNSSFCWEYWANGSTAKQIYKITILLVGYLLPLVLITCCYAKVLYHLHTKVKNVSKKSERSKRKAINYTRISCYVLPAAGPPLDLHGTDCAEEYHTLFCLLTF